The following proteins are encoded in a genomic region of Carcharodon carcharias isolate sCarCar2 chromosome 33 unlocalized genomic scaffold, sCarCar2.pri SUPER_33_unloc_6, whole genome shotgun sequence:
- the zbtb4 gene encoding zinc finger and BTB domain-containing protein 4 — protein MASSFEVTDRGHSKVLLHELNEQRIQGIFCDVTIVVQDSKFKAHKNILAAFSRYFKELLANQSLWVMDPVLELREMKAEIFAKILNFIYSSRVVIERLEEANDLASAGHRLGIHLLKDLLEVSSQTRACNDRLTPPSAQSSLSQLSDFPQIPQGPKEDNQDCTGGESFEDDIAPLRLWPANSLFTSKALAGPSLPIDLTATTSWRPSDAERPAPPPPPPPPPTYHPQTPSSRPESTGSHLLERSSTVSSEPEDGGTPLCPDGDESCAEEGTQLSDLFQADFLKGPTQDPTEEANEAAKRLYTLSTVAFRGLGFNVEDSANSGVPPAKEPAVALAGPDTTWAPPPVGGSPEEEVVESARATSADAAATADYPPSLLPCGLCTRSFSTPSALSLHGKLHRAGRALSCRYCHKPFIHVKRLHTHQMLCRRADRAPSPHSPSPPHHLAAAAAAAAGGLPSPDDPGADSAQPPEPTPADGGAGKARALPRMDVLTEEEHFMKVVDGHLLYFCAVCERSYVTLSSLKRHANVHSWRRKYPCRYCDKVFALAEYRTKHEVWHTGERRYQCIFCWETFVTYYNLKTHQKSFHGVDPGLTISQKTPNGGYKPKLNAFKLYRLLPMRSQKRPYKTYSHSVSDELLNYAQNVPLSLPTDDPPSNDLTALPRASPAKYAQEESQAAGSQSPKGPATPPAQDPLRGPADRRASPAGSPPPGAHLGGRATPGEGDATLARPPSAFSSSEVAAPVPSVITYGHPASSVIVHSNALLPAIAHRNQSSVIAYNGKCTPGQGAGDPSPACPAKRHTSKDDTQQPERPSSACVATNQRHNHHKEPRGQKPKKHFLPAKGKTMTYVAKPACAGTTSESRGAPLCQITMRIGEEAIVKRRISESDLIRDKGGKGKRCDDPQAGGKRNCKEGPEGEAQQKAEYFLGNESGDEVSDNDTDDNLWRPYYSYKPKKRAGGFHKAKKSGWRRKLRYRHSPRWLQRAAKGPDRELVLEAMDGRSQEPRLDEDSAKEPEDPVRIGCSSCPETFSERPPLRQHRWRDETRRVYACSTCGKEFSALRNLEKHEEAHLVPAEFGCRSCSRVFTLAKTLRKHEKTHSGQKLWPPPPPAPQRPGEAPKPPRHAGGRKPPGCHACAHCSKTCKTAAALARHQKRHRAEERSGAPPALSQAPRQGPDGGSPEPVGQPDGTARVAHRPMPPEGEEDARPAPGGGTGVAELPSTGAGESVEPLQRDDRPPTGPAYARGCAGERSPQGTGMCPPGDAPSISAPDPARPPGAGGGEAPGREAMPPMLILRGGGEPCTADPPEARMPFANGGASEDRAQEVHLPPSREPPLGAGGVRSPAVEPSRDGTCDQDAEEEVSPLPEPGGEARDFHTLEPMVHQEVTGFREGEQGLEAARDSEYPVQEYPIPLITSGNCRSHTELGSKGLAFRPGTIRLKEGHEDLSKVAFYQDPYQLVYGHQLLTSAYPYNFTHVSPLPMALNMVIRDEKGQQLPLLHRMFVYPTPCRDEAAPLPPPPPPPLGAGGNGNRDDAGRELVAGEKGASMY, from the coding sequence ATGGCTTCCAGCTTCGAGGTCACGGACAGAGGTCACTCCAAGGTTCTCCTTCACGAACTGAATGAGCAGCGAATACAAGGCATCTTCTGTGATGTGACCATCGTGGTGCAAGACAGCAAGTTCAAAGCCCATAAGAACATCCTTGCCGCTTTCAGCCGTTACTTCAAGGAGCTGTTGGCCAACCAGAGCCTTTGGGTCATGGACCCCGTGCTGGAGCTGAGGGAGATGAAGGCCGAAATCTTCGCCAAGATCCTCAACTTCATCTACAGTTCCAGAGTGGTGATCgagaggctggaggaggccaACGACTTAGCGAGTGCAGGGCATCGGCTGGGAATACACTTGCTGAAAGATCTGCTGGAGGTGTCTTCACAGACGAGAGCCTGCAACGacagactgacccccccctctgcacagtcttctctctctcaattGTCTGACTTCCCTCAGATCCCTCAAGGCCCCAAAGAGGACAATCAGGACTGTACCGGCGGAGAGAGTTTCGAGGATGACATTGCCCCACTCAGGCTGTGGCCGGCAAACTCATTGTTCACCTCGAAAGCTTTGGCgggcccctccctccccattgaCCTGACAGCAACCACCAGCTGGAGGCCCAGCGATGCGGAGaggcctgcccctccccctccccctccccctccccccacctatcATCCCCAAACTCCGTCCAGTCGGCCAGAAAGCACCGGGAGCCATCTCTTGGAACGTTCCAGCACCGTAAGCTCCGAGCCGGAGGATGGAGGGACTCCGCTGTGCCCAGACGGCGATGAGTCCTGCGCCGAGGAAGGCACCCAGCTGAGCGACCTCTTCCAGGCGGACTTCTTAAAGGGGCCAACGCAGGACCCAACCGAGGAGGCAAACGAGGCGGCGAAGAGGCTTTACACCCTGAGCACCGTGGCGTTCAGAGGGTTGGGTTTCAACGTGGAGGATTCGGCCAACTCCGGTGTCCCCCCAGCCAAAGAGCCAGCGGTGGCCTTGGCCGGGCCTGACACAACCTGGGCCCCGCCGCCGGTCGGCGGCTCAccagaggaggaggtggtggagagcgCCAGAGCCACCTCTGCCGACGCTGCGGCCACTGCCGACTACCCGCCCAGCCTCCTCCCGTGCGGGCTCTGCACCCGTTCCTTCAGCACCCCCTCAGCCTTGAGCCTGCACGGCAAACTCCACCGGGCCGGCAGGGCCCTGAGCTGCCGCTACTGCCACAAGCCCTTCATCCACGTCAagcggctgcacacccaccaGATGCTGTGCCGACGAGCGGACcgggccccctccccccactccccctcccccccccaccacctcgccgccgccgccgccgccgccgccgggGGTCTCCCCTCCCCGGACGACCCCGGCGCGGACTCCGCCCAGCCCCCCGAGCCGACGCCGGCTGACGGCGGGGCGGGGAAAGCCCGGGCCCTGCCCAGGATGGACGTCCTGACCGAGGAGGAGCATTTCATGAAGGTGGTGGACGGGCACCTGCTCTACTTCTGCGCCGTCTGCGAGCGCTCCTACGTCACCCTCTCCAGCCTCAAGCGCCACGCCAACGTCCACTCCTGGCGCCGGAAGTACCCCTGCCGTTACTGCGACAAGGTCTTTGCCCTAGCGGAGTACCGGACCAAACACGAGGTGTGGCACACAGGGGAGCGGAGGTACCAGTGCATCTTCTGCTGGGAGACCTTTGTGACCTACTACAACCTGAAAACACATCAAAAATCCTTCCACGGAGTGGACCCTGGACTCACCATCAGCCAGAAGACCCCAAACGGGGGCTACAAACCAAAGCTCAATGCTTTTAAGCTGTATCGGCTGCTCCCCATGAGGTCGCAGAAACGGCCCTACAAAACGTACAGTCACTCCGTCTCCGACGAGCTGCTCAACTACGCCCAGAACGTTCCGCTGTCCTTACCCACCGACGACCCCCCCAGCAATGACTTGACCGCTTTGCCCCGGGCTTCGCCAGCCAAATATGCCCAGGAGGAGAGCCAAGCCGCAGGCTCGCAGAGCCCCAAGGGACCAGCCACCCCCCCGGCCCAGGACCCACTCCGGGGGCCGGCTGACCGCCGGGCCTCTCCGGCCGGAAGCCCGCCGCCGGGGGCCCACCTCGGGGGCCGGGCCACGCCGGGCGAGGGGGACGCGACCCTTGCCCGGCCCCCCTCGGCCTTCTCCAGCTCGGAGGTGGCGGCGCCGGTCCCCTCCGTCATCACCTACGGTCACCCAGCCTCCTCTGTCATCGTGCACAGCAACGCCCTGCTACCAGCGATCGCCCACCGCAACCAGTCCTCGGTCATCGCCTACAATGGCAAGTGCACCCCAGGGCAGGGAGCCGGCGACCCGTCACCCGCTTGCCCGGCAAAGAGGCACACCTCGAAGGACGACACCCAGCAACCGGAAAGACCCTCCAGTGCCTGTGTAGCCACCAACCAAAGACACAACCACCACAAGGAGCCCAGAGGTCAGAAGCCAAAGAAACACTTCCTGCCGGCCAAGGGCAAGACCATGACCTACGTGGCCAAGCCGGCGTGTGCGGGCACCACCTCCGAGAGCCGGGGCGCCCCCCTGTGCCAGATCACCATGCGCATTGGCGAGGAGGCCATTGTCAAGAGGAGGATCTCGGAGTCGGACCTGATCCGAGACAAGGGCGGCAAGGGGAAGAGGTGCGACGATCCTCAGGCCGGGGGGAAGAGGAATTGCAAGGAGGGGCCGGAGGGGGAGGCCCAGCAGAAGGCCGAATACTTCCTGGGCAACGAGTCGGGGGACGAGGTCAGCGACAACGACACGGACGACAACCTCTGGCGGCCATACTACTCATACAAGCCCAAGAAGAGGGCCGGGGGCTTCCACAAGGCAAAGAAATCgggctggaggaggaagctccgaTACCGACACTCCCCTCGCTGGCTCCAGAGGGCGGCCAAAGGCCCGGATCGCGAGCTGGTGCTGGAAGCCATGGACGGCCGTTCTCAGGAGCCGCGGCTGGATGAAGACAGCGCCAAGGAGCCGGAAGACCCCGTCCGCATCGGCTGCTCCTCCTGCCCCGAGACCTTCTCCGAGCGCCCGCCGCTGCGGCAGCACCGGTGGCGTGACGAAACCAGGAGGGTTTACGCCTGCTCCACCTGCGGGAAAGAGTTCTCGGCGCTCCGGAACCTGGAGAAGCACGAGGAGGCCCACCTGGTCCCCGCTGAGTTCGGCTGCCGCTCCTGCAGCAGGGTCTTCACCTTGGCCAAGACCCTGAGGAAACACGAGAAGACGCACAGCGGCCAGAAGCTCTGGCCCCCTCCGCCCCCGGCCCCCCAGCGCCCCGGAGAAGCCCCCAAGCCCCCCCGCCACGCCGGCGGCAGGAAACCGCCCGGCTGCCACGCTTGCGCCCACTGCTCGAAAACCTGCAAGACCGCGGCGGCGCTGGCAAGACACCAGAAGAGGCACCGGGCAGAGGAGAGGTCGGGGGCGCCGCCGGCGTTGAGCCAAGCGCCGAGGCAGGGGCCAGATGGAGGCTCGCCAGAGCCCGTCGGTCAGCCGGACGGAACGGCCAGGGTCGCCCACCGCCCGATGCCCCCCGAGGGGGAGGAGGACGCCCGCCCGGCGCCGGGGGGCGGAACTGGGGTCGCCGAGCTGCCCAGCACAGGGGCCGGGGAGAGCGTTGAGCCGCTCCAGCGAGATGACCGCCCGCCGACCGGGCCGGCTTACGCCCGGGGCTGCGCCGGGGAGCGGAGCCCCCAGGGGACCGGGATGTGCCCGCCGGGAGACGCCCCCTCCATCTCCGCCCCGGACCCCGCGCGCCCCCCCGGGGCCGGAGGGGGAGAGGCCCCGGGTCGGGAAGCGATGCCGCCGATGCTGAtcctgcggggtgggggggagccctGCACGGCCGACCCGCCGGAGGCCAGGATGCCCTTCGCCAACGGCGGTGCCTCCGAGGACCGGGCGCAGGAGGTGCACCTGCCGCCCTCGCGGGAGCCCCCCCTGGGCGCCGGCGGTGTCCGCTCGCCCGCCGTGGAGCCCAGCCGCGACGGGACTTGTGACCAGGACGCCGAGGAGGAGGTCTCGCCGCTGCCGGAGCCTGGGGGAGAGGCCCGGGACTTCCACACGCTGGAGCCCATGGTCCACCAGGAGGTCACCGGCTTCCGGGAGGGCGAGCAGGGGCTGGAGGCCGCCCGGGACTCGGAATACCCGGTCCAGGAGTACCCGATACCGTTGATCACCAGCGGGAACTGTCGCTCGCACACCGAGCTCGGGAGCAAGGGTCTCGCCTTCCGCCCGGGCACCATTCGGCTGAAGGAAGGGCACGAAGACCTGAGCAAGGTGGCCTTCTACCAAGACCCGTACCAGCTGGTGTACGGGCACCAGCTGCTGACCAGCGCCTACCCCTACAACTTCACCCACGTCTCGCCGCTCCCCATGGCCCTCAACATGGTCATCAGGGACGAGAAGGGGCAGCAGCTGCCTCTCCTGCACAGGATGTTCGTCTACCCCACCCCCTGCCGGGACGAGgccgctcccctcccccctccgccccctccccccctggGCGCCGGCGGCAACGGGAACCGCGACGACGCAGGCCGGGAGCTGGTGGCGGGGGAGAAGGGTGCCTCGATGTACTGA